The genomic region TTGGTATGTCGTTAATGATCTCTTGATAAATGTTGTATGAGATATCGTGGACGTCAATTTCTGTCAGGTTAGCAGGTGCTCCTCCTTTCGGGAAGGCGGGATCTGTTGTGATGACGGTGACATCGTGCCCTCTCTTAGCTAGCTCCTGAATCAGAGGTCGGAACACTACTTGGTGGCTGATTGAAGGCGTTGGAAACACTCCTAATATTCTAGCCGCttcatttgtatttacaattaaaattaaactcgtTAGTAAACACAAGAGACCCATGTTGAAACGTGCTGCTATTTTCCTTGACTAATAGATAACATCCTTTAGTGtttgtatttatacatataatttgtTCGATTAAAATCTCATGATCATGATGAATAGAAAATCCACAATTACATTACCCAGGTAGATATCACAGCGGATTTATCGCTTTAAAGCCATGGAAACGATCGGAGTATTTATGCCTGCTTTGAatcatttttagtttaatggtgaaaaaaaaatacaactcctTCTATTCACCATACAGAAATAGTGTTCTAGTTTTAAAACAGATCAAGTAAAATTGgcaatggaaaaaaatatttgcaaaatttgGTCACCCAAATTTATGACCATAGCaagtagattatttttatttttcgttgttatagtggcaacagaaatacaacgACGGATTGATAGACGCAGCGGAAACTCAGTCCATAGGGTTTCATTTTGAACCTTTAAGCACAAGATCTTAAAAAACAATAAGGTTTAGTAATTTACACACTCTAATTAATACTTAAAGATATTCCTGCTTATTCCATACTTATTCCTATAGGGAAACCTATCTCATTATTCTTAATCACTTATAGGTCTCCGTCGTGTCCTTGAAAAATTCTTAGGTATGCTCGTTTCCTTATGACGTAGGTTATCGATGTTAGCACTTTAATTACCTTGAATTGGGTTTGTCCAAGCAGTAATGTTGCTTGATAGCGCTCGTTTATGCTTGCATgacatgtataaaaaaaacatgaaaaatgacTTTCTTCACTAATTCTTGCTCATCATTTAGATGATTCTGTTTAGGCAAAATGACAAGtacattgataaaatataatcgaaatTCATCAATTTGTAAATTTTGAAGATAATCCGATGTCGGATCGTTTATCAGACAGGTGCAGTCATGATTGATCACAAATTATATCTTTACTGACCGCGATATTGACCATGTGGTTAATTAGATAATAGAGATTATTAGGAACATCATTTTTGAGAGATAACGTATGTTCATAattacgatttaaaaaaaaggaatatccATGATTCATGattctcgatttttttttatctttatttcacatatttaagtatgttataagttaagtaaaaaaaaccgTTGCAATTGTTTGACTGTGgggttaaatcatttaaattactaaataaaacccttattattattattgcttaggttcatctatattattaaaaaaactttgcaCTCCGTGATACATTACCaaacttatattttcaaaaatattttcctattttccCTTGTGTAAAATGTCAAGTTTGCTACCTCTTACAGTTGCGAgcatatggagaggcctatgatGCTGAGGCtgagatgataatgatgatagtTGCAACTTTATAGATAGTACGATAATatagacaagcatttgtgctaTAGATCTGGTCAATTAAACAAAGTTCACAGCTGGATGGGTTGCATCGGTTAAAATGTACTTCTTACGGTAATCGTACCGAACAGACGAAAACGGAACAACATTATTGAGGCCCTGCTGTCTATCTATCCGACGGTCACCgggtttttttcattttagaaatgatgtttttcttttgtcgcTATAACTACAAATATAGCTGATTACAGATTGAGATAAACTAACTGTTGTTAAGGTCATATATTTTTAGGGTGGCAAATTAATCGATTAATctaagaaaaataagaaatctaATTAATTGGTCACCCATAAATGTACcttcagtgtcgcgagtccgactctcacttgaccagttttctAATCTCTCTCCACTACTAACTCgatatacaataatttatttcgcaagACAAATGGCCGAAACAACATAGGTCAATTATACTaactttcaaattcaaaaacttttaaggTTAAAGAATTTAACGCTTTCAATTTTCAGCTGTATGAACGGTTACATTTAGACTAAGATACTGCCAATCCgatttgatcatttttttttttatgtagcctgctttagatcccactgctgggcaaaggcctcccccttactcttccacactATTTGatcaataattcattaaaattcatttattgcAGACAAATATGTTGCCTATCCAATCACCAATTTCGATCACATGAAAAATTTCACAACGAGAGAATGGACAAATTGAAATAGATTTGGAAGGAGAAAAAGAAATTGGTGCACAAGTATAGTTTAtcttaagaattttattaaaaaaaaaaatctgtagtcTTTCCTCACAAAATGTATTGTAACACGACAATTTTGTAGTGCAAGACagtgttacttttaaatatatgtatgagaGTGTAAAACCTACGAACTTTTAACTTTAAcagaaattaaacattttttacttatatacttaaacaatttgtacgttatgaaaataaaagcagATACAACGACTAATAGTCCTGCCAGTAATGTGAGCACCAGTTCCAGTTCCAGGTACTCCGCCCACGAGATGttggcggcgggcgagcgcagGTGCTTCGCGCCGCCGTGCCGTAGCACGTACTCCGTCCACCACACGGCGCGCTCCAGCGGAGACTGAAACTCGTCACGCATCAAGCGACGAAGTTTTACGATACTTTGTCTGTAGCtgaaacacaataataattatatgatttACCCGATACCGCTATAGTAATATAACGCTCAGGGTTAGTAAAATTAACATGCAATGGTCAAGAGTATGATAGAACTCTGAAAGTCTCGTACCTGTCGTCTTGAATTACTTTGAGCAGAGTATTTTTGAAGGATTCGACTGTTATATCATCCAAGTCCAATCCAACTCCTATGTTgtgagttaaatatttttcaacgttAAACCATTGATCGCCTAACATTGGTATTCCAATCAATGGCACGCCAGCAGTGATTGCTTCATCTGTAGATTGTAGGCCTCCTTgtgttacaaaaactttaattttaggATGTCCTGgaagaataaaacaattaatattacgaaacatttttttgaaagtatcattattaatgaaatttttcGTTAAACAAAAGCCAGTACTCACTCAATAAATCTGACTGCGGCAACCACTTTGAAATTCTGATGTTCTCAGTACGTCCAGGCAGTTCGTCTCCGTTCCACTTCCATAACACATCGTAAGGTAACTGAGAGAATGCTTTCACTAGTACTTGGATTCTTTCGGCTGGCAGTAGAGTAGGATCCACATTGGTACCAAAACTGATGTAAATCACACCTTTTTTTGAAGAGTCTAAATATGATTTGAGATCCTGAAACCAAAgtcactaaataaataaaaaatcgacgAAATCGTATTCGTTTctcaataaattgtttgtttttaccttAGGCAGCTCTTTCGGAGGGATTTGGTGCAGACCATTTGTGAACACAACGGTTGGTGGAACAGGTCGTATACCCACAAACACTGGATTCACATTCAAGAACAGCATATCCACATTATTGGCCAGTTCTGTGACACTCGGTACATCTGGTCCAACAATTTCTCGTAAAACTTTATCTTCTAGATGTCTGCTTTCGTAATAAAGACTTTCAATCGTATAATGCTTATACAGTTCCATAATTTTTCCATACATTGTGAGATTGTGTATCTTTTGCTGAAGTACTGTTGGATACAGAAACAGATGTGTTGGAGCTCCTATAGTTGGGAAATTGTCCAAGTAACCCCCAAAAGAACTCATTTGGATAACTGGAGCTTTGAAAATGTGAGAAAACACAAGCGCCTGTCTGATACCTGCTTCTAAGATCAGTAAATCAAACTTCTGATTTTTATCTTTGATCAAACGTTGCACGCTTGCGTCTTTTAATTGCTCACCGAAAACTGTAGGccaaaatttgaaaaatgctCTGAACATAGTAATCATGTCTTCTTTATTACCTCTTGGTACCTTATTACTTTCTTCTATGAACAGATTATACGATAAATCATGAAGGTCTATTTCTGTCAGGTTAGCAGGAGCTCCTCCTTTCGGGAAGGCGGGATCTGTTGTGATGAATGTGACATCGTGTCCTCTCCTGGCTAGCTCTTGTGTCAGAACTCGAAACACTACTTGATGACTGATAGAAGGCGTTGGAACCACTACCAATATTCTCGCTGCTTCATTTATGTTCAAGATGAAAAGTAAACTCAAAAACAAGGTATACACAAAGACACGCATGTTTACACTTTCTCAACTGGATGAcaattagttaattataatgctttatatattgttttggtGCTGATATCACTATCAAAAGGAAGTAAAATAGCTATTTGTAGTGACTTGCAAGGTTTATAAGGGTCTGCTCACACATAGACTTGAAGAAGAAGATACCGAAAGGCTTGTGATTGAGCACCGCACCGCATCCTGCTGCCATCCTGCTGCAGTCTATGCAAAGGTTGTAAAGATTACGGAACCCAAtctattatcatatttttaattcgatCGAGCTTTATCAATTCTACAGGAGATTTGGACTGAAATAGTTGTGGCAAGTTACCACGCATTCCAGACATTTCCAGAGGTTGAGTAGTCTGTGGCtacgtaatattaaattatcaatttttcgcaattaaattaaaattttcataataaaaaactctttcaaAATTTTCTCTCAGTGTCGCGTGTGAATTGACCCTAGCGTATATCTTagtgtatgtgtgcgtgtgtgatGATAACTTAGGTTCCAAATTATTAATGAAAGATTACACCTGCACATATTGATGTTTGCGATTATCACGATGATTCTTTATtggttttttgattttatacgCGCCTTTATATAGATAAAAATGAAGTGAACTGGAGTGGAATTATCTGTCTATTTGCGTATCAGTCTTCACTTAAGATAACAGAATACAGTGAGAAAGATTTCGAGCAAAGTGATTGGCTCCGATACGCTTTTGTTAACTCTACCTGGAGTGAAAAcgcacttttattttaatattagctcTTGTTTGAAACATCTCTTTGAtacattatttctatatttgtcTGTAGCGCTTAAGCAGATTGCAGCAGCCTTGCTCCTGGTAGTACTTAAAAATGTGTCATTAAAAACTGTTCAGGTATTTCCGAGACGT from Trichoplusia ni isolate ovarian cell line Hi5 chromosome 12, tn1, whole genome shotgun sequence harbors:
- the LOC113499424 gene encoding UDP-glucuronosyltransferase 2B20-like translates to MRVFVYTLFLSLLFILNINEAARILVVVPTPSISHQVVFRVLTQELARRGHDVTFITTDPAFPKGGAPANLTEIDLHDLSYNLFIEESNKVPRGNKEDMITMFRAFFKFWPTVFGEQLKDASVQRLIKDKNQKFDLLILEAGIRQALVFSHIFKAPVIQMSSFGGYLDNFPTIGAPTHLFLYPTVLQQKIHNLTMYGKIMELYKHYTIESLYYESRHLEDKVLREIVGPDVPSVTELANNVDMLFLNVNPVFVGIRPVPPTVVFTNGLHQIPPKELPKDLKSYLDSSKKGVIYISFGTNVDPTLLPAERIQVLVKAFSQLPYDVLWKWNGDELPGRTENIRISKWLPQSDLLRHPKIKVFVTQGGLQSTDEAITAGVPLIGIPMLGDQWFNVEKYLTHNIGVGLDLDDITVESFKNTLLKVIQDDSYRQSIVKLRRLMRDEFQSPLERAVWWTEYVLRHGGAKHLRSPAANISWAEYLELELVLTLLAGLLVVVSAFIFITYKLFKYISKKCLISVKVKSS